Proteins encoded in a region of the Rutidosis leptorrhynchoides isolate AG116_Rl617_1_P2 chromosome 9, CSIRO_AGI_Rlap_v1, whole genome shotgun sequence genome:
- the LOC139865970 gene encoding UDP-arabinopyranose mutase 1, with amino-acid sequence MSSSVSSTPILKDELDIVIPTIRNLDFLEMWRPFFEKYHLIIVQDGDPSKVIKVPQGFDYELYNRNDINRILGPKASCISFKDSACRCFGYMVSKKKYIFTIDDDCFVAKDPAGNDINALEQHIKNLLSPSTPFFFNTLYDPYREGADFVRGYPFSLREGVPTAVSHGLWLNIPDYDAPTQLVKPRERNTRFVDAVLTIPKGTLFPMCGMNLAFDRELIGPAMYFGLMGDGQPIGRYDDMWAGWCMKVICDHMGWGVKTGLPYIWHSKASNPFVNLKKEYKGIYWQEELIPFFQAATLPKECTTVQSCYMELAKQVKAKLGKVDDYFNKLADAMITWIEAWDELNPSAKVVVNGK; translated from the exons ATGTCTTCCTCTGTATCATCAACACCAATTTTGAAAGATGAACTAGATATCGTTATTCCCACAATCAGAAACCTCGATTTCCTCGAGATGTGGCGACCATTCTTCGAAAAATATCATCTAATCATCGTACAAGATGGTGATCCTTCAAAAGTCATTAAAGTCCCACAAGGTTTCGATTACGAGCTTTATAACCGTAACGATATTAACAGAATCCTCGGTCCTAAAGCTTCGTGTATCTCGTTTAAGGATTCTGCTTGTCGGTGTTTCGGTTACATGGTTTCTAAGAAGAAATACATCTTCACCATTGATGATGATTGCTTT GTTGCTAAAGATCCAGCTGGCAATGATATCAATGCACTTGAGCAACATATTAAGAATTTGTTGAGCCCATCAACTCCATTTTTCTTCAACACCCTGTACGATCCGTACAGGGAAGGTGCTGATTTCGTACGTGGGTACCCGTTCAGTCTTCGTGAAGGGGTCCCAACTGCAGTTTCTCATGGACTTTGGCTTAACATTCCTGATTATGATGCTCCCACTCAGCTTGTCAAGCCTCGCGAACGAAACACTCG ATTTGTAGATGCAGTTTTGACAATTCCAAAGGGAACTCTTTTTCCTATGTGTGGAATGAACCTTGCTTTTGACCGTGAGCTCATCGGACCTGCAATGTACTTTGGTCTTATGGGTGATGGTCAGCCAATTGGTCGTTATGACGACATGTGGGCTGGCTGGTGCATGAAG GTGATTTGTGATCATATGGGTTGGGGTGTGAAAACTGGGCTGCCGTACATTTGGCATAGTAAAGCTAGCAATCCGTTCGTCAACTTGAAGAAGGAATACAAAGGTATTTATTGGCAAGAGGAGTTGATCCCATTTTTCCAAGCGGCTACGTTGCCAAAAGAGTGCACTACGGTCCAAAGTTGCTACATGGAACTAGCGAAACAAGTCAAGGCTAAACTTGGAAAGGTTGATGACTACTTCAACAAGCTTGCAGACGCTATGATCACTTGGATCGAAGCCTGGGATGAGCTCAATCCATCTGCCAAAGTTGTAGTAAACGGCAAGTGA
- the LOC139867037 gene encoding squamosa promoter-binding-like protein 6 has product MESWKFDSISAADEIDRSNMGPMNYENNMIFVSQNAMNSENQRFDEMCFPQVIGSSLFNPIVGATNNTYSQDHEPSSKLSDSVVDSTDCRESGLFDLKLNRNVGQENPQIFGSSKITNNLNSSKVSIKNTRNACFGSQLPFCQVHGCNKSLASCKEYHKRHKVCELHSKTAKVIVKGVVQRFCQQCSRFHLLSEFDDGKRSCRKRLADHNERRRKPHGCKFKGSTRAKATSSSNWHIKLDDEMANELRSMSSITDAQLHSCQQYPSHHGSNSFSYPNFNKYQTSGTNNFITMDPTPARSLLSSQSQGASSCQSSRNPAMIPLSHNVKNNMNLMVGCESMNPSTRVWSGNGSTIDLLQLSSELERVEHQKEVVRSKCTEWCSC; this is encoded by the exons ATGGAATCTTGGAAATTTGATTCTATTTCAGCTGCTGATGAAATTGATAGGAGTAACATGGGGCCAATGAATTATGAAAACAATATGATTTTTGTGTCCCAAAATGCAATGAACAGTGAAAATCAAAGATTTGATGAAATGTGTTTTCCTCAAGTTATTGGCAGTTCTTTGTTCAATCCAATTGTGGGTGCCACTAACAATACATATTCTCAAGATCATGAACCAAGTTCTAAGCTTTCGGATTCCGTTGTAGATTCAACAGATTGTAGAGAATCTGGCCTCTTTGATCTTAAATTGAATAGAAATGTTGGTCAAGAGAATCCTCAAATTTTCGGTTCTTCCAAAATTACAAATAACTTAAATTCTTCTAAAGTTTCCATTAAAAACACACGAAACGCATGTTTCGGTTCTCAATTACCATTTTGCcaagttcatggttgtaacaagAGCCTTGCTTCTTGTAAAGAGTACCATAAGAGGCATAAAGTTTGTGAATTGCACTCAAAGACTGCTAAAGTCATTGTGAAAGGGGTTGTACAAAGGTTTTGCCAACAATGTAGCAG GTTTCATTTATTAAGTGAATTCGATGATGGCAAAAGGAGCTGTCGTAAGCGGCTCGCAGACCATAACGAGCGTAGAAGGAAACCTCATG GCTGTAAGTTTAAAGGTTCAACAAGAGCAAAGGCCACATCATCCTCTAATTGGCATATAAAACTTGATGATGAaatg GCAAACGAACTTCGATCCATGAGTTCCATAACCGACGCTCAATTGCATTCTTGTCAGCAGTATCCTTCTCATCATGGATCAAATTCTTTTTCCTATCCAAATTTCAACAAATATCAAACaa gCGGCACAAACAATTTCATTACCATGGATCCTACACCTGCTCGCTCTCTTCTGTCATCGCAATCACAGGGTGCTTCTTCGTGTCAATCATCACGAAACCCTGCAATGATACCATTGAGCCATAATGTTAAAAATAACATGAACCTAATGGTTGGTTGTGAGTCCATGAACCCTTCGACTCGGGTCTGGTCTGGAAATGGGTCAACCATTGACTTGCTGCAGCTATCGTCTGAGCTTGAAAGAGTTGAGCATCAAAAAGAAGTCGTTCGTAGCAAGTGTACTGAATGGTGTTCATGTTAG